ATAGTCGACCCATCGATCGACCTTGATTTGCCTCGACTGGGTGATGATTGGACACTCTCTAAAAAATTTTGTATGGACCTGTTCTTATTCATCGATATCAACTACACTTACTTCTCCATTACCATGCCTTTACAGCAAGTCAGTCGGGTGGGCGGACCCAACAAATGCTTTGGACAATTTCAAAAAGCCATTGAATGTATGACAAACCCGAAGACCAAGAGTAATGACGAATGTGCCAACTTCAAGAATGACTACGTTGAGTGCCGTAGACACCGTGTCGAGGCATACAAAATGACCATTATGAAGGATCATTTGGAGAAAAGCCGTCCAGACTTGAACAAAGAAGAGGTAGGCGCACCTTAtgtcaagaagagagatttCCTTACTCCGAAGACGTTGGGGTTGGTGGACGGAGACGACCATGCTATTGCTGCACGTAAGTTCTAGACTACTCATACTTATTTATTCACCtatctatttattcattGATTGATTACGTCACTTGTAGATACACACTAATTAGTTTGTACATGATCTATAGATACAGTAGGAATGTGGCTCACGAACTATGCTTCATCATGCGTCTCCTGCGACCAAAACTTAACATATTCACCTCTTCCACCAACTTGCCGTCTTTGCTGAactccaacttctttctctgtttACCTAACGAGGAAAATAAGTCTTCATCCGAACCAGCAGTTTTGGTTTCCTCTGgcttttctcttctccgACTGCGATAACTTCTTCGAGGGACGTCggattctttctctttatttctgtcttcatctctttccttttccttttcccTTTCCTTatccttctctctttcaTAAGGCCTCTCACCTTCTCGATCATCCTTTTCTCGTCCCCTGTAATGCCTGCGGAATGTATAGACTTCATTATTTCCTGCATGACGACGATTTCCTCCACGACTGCTCTTTCCAAAGCCTCTACTTAGACCAGCTTTACTGGCTTCCACAGGGAAATGACGCTTGTATTTGGACTTCGAACAAATTCCCTTAAATTGTTCACTGCTGCCAACTTTAGCTGTGATAGGATTCTCTCCGTACTTGATAATCCTGTCCACTTCAGCAATTACCCGGTACATCGCATTGGCGATTCCTCTTCTCAATGCAAACGGTGTCAACTTCACAAAGTTACGTAATTCTTTACGTGACTTTgaatcatcctcatcaactCCAAAGTACGAGTCATCAAGAATTTCCTCATCCATGCTATCGGCAAGTTTCTCCGCCAACCGGTCTGCAAAATTGTCAGcctcttctccttcttcgcTCTGTAAACCCATACgcttcaatctctttgcATCAGCCCTGTACTTCTTGATTCCTTCGTTACAGTACTTGAAATACTCCAAATGTGTGTTCCAGATACCTATAATGTTTCTATCGCCACGAACACTAAGAGTAACACCACATATATCTTTGGAAAGCAAATCCCTGAACAAATTGTCTTCAGAAATAAAGGTTCCAGAGATTAACTTCAACAAAAGTCTTTCCCAGATAAGCCCAATTCTCATTACACTGCGCTCATTTCTGAGTGGATTCTTATCACAAATAAAGTGGAACGTCCAACGACCTCCCTTTCTATTGACAGGATCTTCCCACATTGGTTTGACtccttttttgaagaaaaagaactcCGTTCCTTTAGGAAGATCCTTAAATGGCATCAGATCAGACTCGCTTTGCCAGAACTGTTCCACAGAGTCGATTGTCTCTGTCGAGTCGTTCAGTGGAGAGCCTACCTTGGAAAAAAATACCGGGCTTGTACCTTGAAGGTATTGCTTCTCGAGGGTGGATGATTCGATGCGGTCTGGTTGATTCTCGTTTGCGttattctcttccttctgaACGTCATCAGTCTTCTCAACCTCCTCAGTCTTCTCAGCCTCCTCGGTCTCTCCAGCcttctcgttcttctcAGTCTTGTCAGTCCTCTGGGTGTCATCAACCTCATCAGCTACCTCAACCTTCTCGGTCTTCTCGGTCACCTCATTCCCCTCGGTCTCGCCTGTCTCGTGAGCCTCTTTAGCCTGGTACCGATTATGGTACCACATCACCCATTTCTCTGGTAAATAGTGTAACTCACCTCTCGTTAGTCCAGACTTCAAAGTCGACTGTGAAGGAGTCAACACAGGAGGAATGAATGAAGAGACAGACGATGATCTGGAAGAGTCAAAGAATTTCGACATGTTAAGAAGTAAAAGAGGTGAAGAGTAGTGGTGCTGATTTCAATTAAATGATTATCTGTGCAGTTATTTTCAAGTGTAATGTGAATTTGAGGTCTAATTGTACTTCCAATTGTACTTTCAGTAGTGATTTAGAGCCTATTTGTAGCTTTTGTTTTGTGGATACGACGAAGATAGTTGGTAAAGAACAAACGTCAATCCAAAGAGTAAAAAAGTAATTTATGTGCATAAAATAAgtagtgaaaaattttaaaaGCTGCATTAGTCGCAATTAGAGACAGAGAGAGAGCTACATATCGCTCACCTCGCTTCTCTCACTCATTTCACTCATCTCACTGGGGGCATAACTGGAATATTCCTGTTCCCCAACGTTATTGTAGTCATAGCTGCTGTCCTGTAATGCTTTAGTACCTATAATATTTTCTGTTTCCGTAAATTCCCCATTACTAGCGGCCTTATCGTAATAATCGACTTTCAATTCGTGAAGAATGTCAAAACACTCAGCTAACAACGCCGTAAGAGTTGCCTGTCCCGGTGGTATCTGTCCATCCACTTTAAATATTCCATTGGCGGCATCGTTATCGATCGATGCCAATTTTAGTTGGTAAGGATACAATTCTCTCATGGAACTAATACCACCAGATTGTTTAAGATCAACAAGACATCTGTATATCGTAGAAAGCTGATTGTGTAACGGTTGTAATGCTTCGCTGACAGGTTCACTGGACTCTAATAGCTTGTAGATGAGAGCATAGCAGGAACGAAGTAGGAAGAGCAGTATCGACTGACCTTTATACCCGGGGCTACCAAAGAATCCAGCATTTCGGGACTTATCTATTTCACTCAATTGATTTTGATATGTGAATAAATCGACAGTTCTCAACGACCACCGTCTCGTTATGAGAAGATTGCTCAAAACCGAATGTAGGTTGACCAATTTATCGTAGATTGGAACCAAATGAACATCAATTTTGTCCTCGCCCATTCGAAGATTGCTGAGGTAATCGTGGCAGTCACCTAGTAAAGAGTTCAAaatagaggaagaattgagaGCAGCTGTACCCAAGTCATTAGAAGCTAAAATATCACGTTCGTTCTGAAGTTTATCCAAATCTTTCGAAATCGTTTCGACCTGGCGCTCCTGTTCGATCTTTGATCTAACGTCAGACTTTGAATTCTTATCGGTTGAGAGTAAATCGAGGAGCTGGTACTTTAAGGAGAGTAAGTTATCCATAAGTTTACGGACCTGAGGAGGTAAACTGCCGATCTTCCTGTCCAAAATATCAAATTCGTGGTATGCAAGATGTAGTTTATGCTTGAGGAGTCTAATTTCTTCCTTGGTAGAAAGattatcatcattgtctTCTGTATTTATAATATCGGATATCTCATCCAAGCGATCATGGATCGGTTTCAATTCCTGATGGGTATAAACTCCAGATTCGTTGAGGTGTTCTAGTAGCCTTTGAACGGTGGTGAGAGATGCATGAGTGGCTGGTGCAGTGTTCGAGAGTCCGAAGCTCACAAAAAATAGTGATAGAAGCTGGAATATCTCGTCAATAAGTAGATCGATCTGATTTCCAAAGGTTCCATTGGCCGGGGGTAGAGTGACAGTGTTGGGATTGATTTTTGCTCTGGCCTTGGCAGAGTCCCTGGTGCGTTTGAGCTCAGTCACAGACTCTAACACCTCGTGATAGATGGTCTCGATCTCCGTGTTGTTCGAGTACTTTGCATCCTTTTTGATCTCAGCAAGACGAGCACGGATTTTCACCAAAGTAGCGTAAACTTCCGATTCATTCTGAGGAATCGTATTACTGTAAGGCATTGTCAGGGGATAAGAAACAATGTGATAGTAGTCAATGCGAAATAGGGGGTAAAGAGCGCTTTTGTACAAccacaaaaaaaaagcccGTGAGTACGTGAGACTTCCGGGGAACCccagaaataaagaagcaggCTGCGGGGAGAAACACGAGAGGTCGGTCCGAACAAACGTACGAGCAGAGACTCGAGGAACGTACGAGGAAACCCCCGAGAAGACCCCCCGAGAAGACACAAGAAAAGTAGTGCTGCCGTCGCGGTCGCATTACCCGGCCTGTTGAAAGGAGTAAAACACGCtcgaaaaattttcagccTTGCACTATTTGGCTTGAACCAGAAGCGAAAGATGGGCAGAAGATGACGTTACATATGAGCTTATCTTCATACaacacttttttttttgtttcaCATtaagttcttcttttcacaCCCTCTTTTGTCATGCTCGTTCTTTTCGTTCCTTTCCTATTCATCATATCAGTTGTGCGAGCTACACAAAGTGTCGGCTGTTACTCCAAGCTTCCATCTTCATGGACTAACATGGGTTCATATACCTGGCAGTCTTCGGCATATTGCGCCAAGCAGTGCGCTGGGTCGGACTATTATGCTATGACAGGTGGAAATGTTTGTTACTGTGGTTCTGCTTTACCCTCTACAGGCTCTGGCGCCACCTGTGATGTGACTTGTGACGGTTTCCCATCTGACATGTGTGGTGGTAGTGACACTTATAACATCTATGCTCAGGATGGTGTTAGTGTGGTGAGTCAGAGTGGCTCGGCCTCTTCAACAGGTGCAGATGCTTTGTCATCATCGACAGTTTCGTCAACGTCATCTTCGTCGTctacatcttcttcgtctgAGTCTGCTTCGGCCGGGATAACTGGTTCCACG
The sequence above is a segment of the Brettanomyces nanus chromosome 4, complete sequence genome. Coding sequences within it:
- a CDS encoding uncharacterized protein (EggNog:ENOG41), with the translated sequence MSKFFDSSRSSSVSSFIPPVLTPSQSTLKSGLTRGELHYLPEKWVMWYHNRYQAKEAHETGETEGNEVTEKTEKVEVADEVDDTQRTDKTEKNEKAGETEEAEKTEEVEKTDDVQKEENNANENQPDRIESSTLEKQYLQGTSPVFFSKVGSPLNDSTETIDSVEQFWQSESDLMPFKDLPKGTEFFFFKKGVKPMWEDPVNRKGGRWTFHFICDKNPLRNERSVMRIGLIWERLLLKLISGTFISEDNLFRDLLSKDICGVTLSVRGDRNIIGIWNTHLEYFKYCNEGIKKYRADAKRLKRMGLQSEEGEEADNFADRLAEKLADSMDEEILDDSYFGVDEDDSKSRKELRNFVKLTPFALRRGIANAMYRVIAEVDRIIKYGENPITAKVGSSEQFKGICSKSKYKRHFPVEASKAGLSRGFGKSSRGGNRRHAGNNEVYTFRRHYRGREKDDREGERPYEREKDKEREKEKERDEDRNKEKESDVPRRSYRSRRREKPEETKTAGSDEDLFSSLGKQRKKLEFSKDGKLVEEVNMLSFGRRRRMMKHSS
- a CDS encoding uncharacterized protein (EggNog:ENOG41~BUSCO:EOG09342H4H); its protein translation is MPYSNTIPQNESEVYATLVKIRARLAEIKKDAKYSNNTEIETIYHEVLESVTELKRTRDSAKARAKINPNTVTLPPANGTFGNQIDLLIDEIFQLLSLFFVSFGLSNTAPATHASLTTVQRLLEHLNESGVYTHQELKPIHDRLDEISDIINTEDNDDNLSTKEEIRLLKHKLHLAYHEFDILDRKIGSLPPQVRKLMDNLLSLKYQLLDLLSTDKNSKSDVRSKIEQERQVETISKDLDKLQNERDILASNDLGTAALNSSSILNSLLGDCHDYLSNLRMGEDKIDVHLVPIYDKLVNLHSVLSNLLITRRWSLRTVDLFTYQNQLSEIDKSRNAGFFGSPGYKGQSILLFLLRSCYALIYKLLESSEPVSEALQPLHNQLSTIYRCLVDLKQSGGISSMRELYPYQLKLASIDNDAANGIFKVDGQIPPGQATLTALLAECFDILHELKVDYYDKAASNGEFTETENIIGTKALQDSSYDYNNVGEQEYSSYAPSEMSEMSERSEVSDM